Proteins encoded by one window of Sandaracinaceae bacterium:
- a CDS encoding sigma 54-interacting transcriptional regulator: protein MGPQPEPENGTSSNQAFVAVRHDERSWVVDLPEGEAPFVGPSDGAVVRIEGFARAQGLVRWDGENLSLERTAKSPPIYVNGKRLQARAILKPGDELSVGDARMVVGVASHRDASGRRALTHHEFRERLGEELARAARRGRPTALVMVQAKSGDGGKVLETALASFRAGDVVATYAHDELELLFPDTSGDQTRAVVSRVLASAGLAGVWAGLAVAPHDADTAERLIRSARLALARARREKTAMIAGPPTRDEGISSAAPITLDEASRAVVERLTALAPAETPVLLTGEASSGKGVFARILHDESPRAQAPLVVLRCAGLVDQERIDEWLGPRGGIEDGATCRLLDARGGTLLLDEVSELPPDPQERLLDVLDALESDVRLVATTHMDLVSLAERGAFSEALVEALQGEMVEIPALRERPDDIVPLAELFARQSGLEDVKLSPGALARLRSHPWPGNVLELRNAMERAVRLAGDGEIMAEHLPSDNLPVQQGEGRLREHVDSIERDAIVKALADANHNQTHAARRLGISRRALIYKMEKYGLKPPPGSSRK, encoded by the coding sequence ATGGGTCCTCAACCGGAGCCGGAGAACGGCACGAGCTCGAATCAAGCCTTCGTGGCCGTGCGGCACGACGAACGATCGTGGGTCGTCGACCTGCCAGAGGGCGAGGCCCCGTTCGTCGGGCCCTCCGACGGCGCCGTGGTGCGCATCGAAGGTTTCGCGCGCGCGCAGGGGCTCGTGCGCTGGGACGGGGAGAACCTGAGCCTGGAGCGGACGGCCAAGAGCCCGCCCATCTACGTCAACGGCAAGCGGCTGCAGGCCCGGGCGATCCTCAAGCCCGGCGACGAGCTGAGCGTCGGAGACGCGCGAATGGTCGTCGGGGTGGCGAGCCATCGCGACGCGAGCGGTCGGCGCGCCCTGACGCACCACGAGTTCCGCGAGCGGCTGGGCGAGGAGCTGGCGCGCGCGGCCCGGCGGGGCCGCCCTACGGCGCTCGTGATGGTGCAGGCCAAGAGCGGCGACGGAGGCAAGGTGCTCGAGACCGCGCTCGCCTCGTTCCGGGCGGGCGACGTCGTCGCGACCTACGCGCACGACGAGCTGGAGCTGCTCTTCCCCGACACCTCCGGCGACCAGACGCGCGCGGTCGTCAGCCGCGTGCTGGCCTCGGCCGGGCTCGCAGGCGTGTGGGCGGGGCTCGCGGTGGCGCCGCACGACGCCGACACCGCGGAGCGGCTCATCCGCAGCGCGCGCCTCGCGCTGGCCCGCGCGCGGCGCGAGAAGACCGCGATGATCGCGGGCCCGCCGACCCGCGACGAGGGGATCTCGTCGGCCGCGCCCATCACCCTCGACGAAGCCAGCCGGGCCGTGGTCGAGCGGCTCACCGCGCTCGCGCCGGCCGAGACGCCGGTCTTGCTCACCGGGGAGGCGAGCAGCGGCAAGGGTGTGTTCGCCCGCATCCTGCACGACGAGAGCCCGCGCGCGCAGGCGCCGCTCGTGGTCTTGCGATGCGCCGGCCTCGTCGACCAGGAGCGCATCGACGAGTGGCTCGGCCCGCGTGGAGGCATCGAGGACGGCGCGACCTGCCGTCTGCTCGACGCGCGCGGCGGAACCCTCCTGCTCGACGAGGTCAGCGAGCTCCCCCCCGATCCGCAGGAGCGGCTGCTCGACGTGCTCGACGCGCTCGAGAGCGACGTGCGCCTGGTGGCGACCACCCACATGGATCTCGTGTCGCTCGCCGAGCGCGGCGCGTTCTCGGAGGCGCTCGTCGAGGCGCTGCAGGGCGAGATGGTGGAGATCCCGGCCCTGCGCGAGCGCCCCGACGACATCGTGCCGCTGGCGGAGCTCTTCGCGAGGCAGTCGGGGCTCGAGGACGTCAAGCTCAGCCCCGGCGCGCTGGCGCGGCTGCGCTCGCATCCGTGGCCGGGGAACGTGCTGGAGCTGCGCAACGCGATGGAGCGCGCCGTCCGGCTGGCGGGGGACGGCGAGATCATGGCCGAGCACCTCCCGAGCGACAATCTCCCGGTGCAGCAAGGGGAGGGCCGGCTCCGCGAGCACGTCGACTCGATCGAGCGCGACGCGATCGTCAAGGCCCTCGCCGACGCCAACCACAACCAGACCCACGCCGCGCGCCGTCTGGGGATCTCGCGGCGCGCGCTCATCTACAAGATGGAGAAGTACGGCCTCAAGCCCCCCCCCGGCTCTTCCCGGAAGTAG
- a CDS encoding ClpXP protease specificity-enhancing factor SspB, with protein MTDRETPPPKKDVARALLLRGSVLVHLDPRARGVVVPAWLAKQPQLVLQVGLDLPVPIPDLRVDDEGVFGTLSFNRSPFTCAVPWESIFALFGEDGMGMVWPDDLPSEIADEVQQAIDKSSGPKLRSIEGGASEDAPPRPRPQLRSVPPPPPPESDDDDTPSDEPPKPGGDDDGSGLPPYLRVIK; from the coding sequence GTGACGGATCGCGAGACGCCTCCCCCGAAGAAGGACGTCGCGCGAGCCCTTCTACTTCGGGGGAGCGTGCTCGTGCACCTCGACCCACGCGCGCGTGGCGTCGTCGTCCCGGCGTGGCTCGCCAAGCAGCCACAGCTGGTGCTGCAGGTCGGCCTCGACCTCCCCGTGCCGATCCCGGATCTGCGGGTCGACGACGAGGGGGTGTTCGGCACCCTCTCCTTCAACCGCTCGCCCTTCACCTGCGCGGTCCCGTGGGAGAGCATCTTCGCGCTCTTCGGCGAGGACGGCATGGGCATGGTCTGGCCCGACGACTTGCCCAGCGAGATCGCCGACGAGGTCCAGCAGGCCATCGACAAGTCGTCCGGCCCGAAGCTCCGCTCCATCGAAGGCGGCGCGAGCGAAGACGCGCCGCCGCGACCTCGGCCCCAGCTGCGCTCGGTGCCGCCGCCGCCACCCCCAGAGAGCGACGACGACGACACCCCGTCCGACGAGCCGCCGAAGCCGGGCGGCGATGACGACGGATCGGGCCTGCCCCCGTACCTGCGCGTCATCAAATAG
- a CDS encoding alpha/beta fold hydrolase, whose product MRTTKLGPLDVVIAGGPDREGGGDGPVVVLLHGFGAPGTDLVPLWRALDVPREVRFVFPAAPLTLPAMGFGVESRAWWMIDMVALERAIATGQERDMSTERPDGLLDARAQVLEMLDALDAELSPRGLVLGGFSQGAMLSLDVALHTERALDGLVLMSGTLINEAEWAPRMKSRAGLRVLQSHGRRDPLLPFSMAERLRALMTDAGLEVDFVPFGGAHEIPGGVLEGLQSAIRRAFPAAEGA is encoded by the coding sequence ATGCGTACGACCAAGCTCGGGCCGCTGGACGTGGTGATCGCAGGCGGCCCCGATCGTGAGGGTGGGGGTGACGGACCGGTCGTCGTCTTGCTGCACGGCTTCGGCGCGCCCGGCACCGATCTGGTGCCGCTGTGGCGCGCGCTGGACGTGCCGCGCGAGGTCCGCTTCGTGTTCCCCGCCGCCCCGCTGACCTTGCCCGCGATGGGCTTCGGCGTGGAGTCGCGCGCGTGGTGGATGATCGACATGGTGGCCCTCGAGCGGGCGATCGCGACCGGGCAGGAGCGCGACATGTCGACCGAGCGCCCCGACGGGCTGCTCGACGCGCGGGCCCAGGTCCTGGAGATGCTCGACGCGCTCGACGCGGAGCTCTCGCCGCGCGGGCTCGTGCTCGGCGGCTTCTCGCAGGGCGCGATGCTCTCGCTCGACGTCGCGCTGCACACCGAGCGCGCCCTCGACGGGCTCGTGCTGATGAGCGGCACGCTGATCAACGAGGCCGAGTGGGCCCCCCGGATGAAGTCGCGCGCCGGGCTGAGGGTTCTGCAGTCCCATGGTCGCCGAGACCCGCTGCTTCCGTTCTCCATGGCCGAGCGGCTCCGCGCGCTCATGACCGACGCCGGCCTCGAGGTGGACTTCGTGCCGTTCGGGGGCGCGCACGAGATCCCGGGCGGCGTGCTCGAGGGGCTCCAGTCCGCGATCCGACGGGCTTTCCCGGCCGCCGAAGGGGCCTAG
- a CDS encoding DUF481 domain-containing protein, translating to MNRWLYPLVPTVCALSVCLFSPGRVAAQPAEAEQNTQRATLENADDDITLNLTAGSSLAYGNARTFTLNAGGDFQLRRAQHGFRLRLGYVYGLAASRVDPDGEPTPDYSFGPWDENANNLTGLVRYDFFLTPMDAIFAAAVFRQDPFANLQPRVGGQAGYLRNLFKEENHRFWIELGVDGTYDRFGEAFDIGGGVTSEDRFIFSARGFVGYNNQLNAVLTYQTGLEILWELARAPGSAELAHLRFEWQNQLRTKIEDWLQVALDVTARLDSQPPGQVDPWSEQANQPTQMLDLLVTLNLVGNFDLDGTPEEVEEEEEACPVCNCPEPEPCPEPAADGGEIDAPAPEPVEAAVEAVEETVEETAPEPVEAPAEAEAAE from the coding sequence GTGAACCGCTGGCTCTACCCCCTCGTTCCCACTGTCTGCGCTCTGAGCGTCTGTCTCTTCAGCCCCGGACGCGTCGCGGCGCAGCCCGCGGAGGCCGAGCAGAACACCCAGCGCGCGACGCTCGAGAACGCCGACGACGACATCACCCTCAACCTCACGGCCGGCAGCTCGCTCGCCTACGGGAACGCCCGCACCTTCACGCTGAACGCGGGCGGGGACTTCCAGCTCCGCCGCGCGCAGCACGGCTTCCGGCTGCGGCTGGGCTACGTCTACGGGCTCGCCGCCTCTCGCGTCGACCCGGACGGCGAGCCGACCCCCGACTACAGCTTCGGCCCCTGGGACGAGAACGCGAACAACCTCACCGGGCTGGTCCGCTACGACTTCTTCCTCACGCCGATGGACGCGATCTTCGCGGCGGCGGTCTTCCGCCAGGACCCCTTCGCCAACCTCCAGCCGCGCGTCGGCGGTCAGGCCGGTTACCTCCGGAACCTGTTCAAGGAGGAGAACCACCGCTTCTGGATCGAGCTCGGCGTCGACGGCACCTACGACCGCTTCGGCGAGGCGTTCGACATCGGCGGCGGCGTCACCAGCGAAGACCGCTTCATCTTCTCGGCCCGCGGCTTCGTCGGTTACAACAACCAGCTCAACGCGGTCCTCACCTATCAGACGGGCCTCGAGATCCTCTGGGAGCTCGCGCGGGCCCCGGGCAGCGCGGAGCTCGCCCACCTGCGCTTCGAGTGGCAGAACCAGCTGCGCACGAAGATCGAGGATTGGCTGCAGGTCGCGCTCGACGTGACCGCGCGCCTGGACAGCCAGCCGCCGGGCCAGGTCGACCCGTGGAGCGAGCAGGCCAACCAGCCGACGCAGATGCTCGACCTGCTCGTGACCCTCAACCTCGTGGGCAACTTCGATCTCGACGGAACACCGGAGGAGGTCGAAGAGGAGGAAGAGGCGTGTCCGGTCTGCAACTGCCCCGAGCCCGAGCCCTGCCCGGAGCCGGCGGCGGACGGAGGCGAGATCGACGCCCCCGCGCCCGAGCCGGTGGAAGCGGCGGTCGAGGCCGTCGAGGAGACCGTCGAGGAGACGGCGCCCGAGCCGGTCGAGGCGCCCGCTGAGGCCGAAGCCGCGGAGTGA
- a CDS encoding diguanylate cyclase, producing the protein MRILIADDSAVSRTVLERMLVAWGYEVEAYADGNEAWAALQQDDAPRLAILDWVMPGMDGIDVCRKLRDEITDRHTFVYLLTAKTSVEDVLAGLDAGADDYLTKPVSAPELRIRLRNGKRLVELHEELITAREALRTQAMVDPLTQVWNRRAFMDVASKELSRARRSQRSAGLLMIDLDHFKSVNDTHGHPAGDAVLAEAARRIQTVLRDGDQLARFGGEEFVVLLAECNARGAWVAAERVRREVSRAAVQHGGASIPISASIGAAAAPAGSEALGMLIDRADRALYEAKRAGRNRTVLAAPTALDETGT; encoded by the coding sequence ATGCGCATACTGATCGCCGACGACTCCGCCGTATCGCGAACCGTGCTCGAGCGGATGCTCGTGGCGTGGGGGTACGAAGTAGAGGCCTACGCTGACGGAAACGAGGCTTGGGCGGCCCTTCAGCAGGACGACGCGCCCCGGCTGGCCATCCTCGACTGGGTCATGCCCGGGATGGACGGGATCGACGTCTGCCGGAAGCTCCGCGACGAGATCACCGATCGCCACACCTTCGTCTATCTGCTGACGGCCAAGACGTCGGTCGAGGACGTGCTCGCGGGGCTGGACGCCGGCGCCGACGACTACCTCACGAAGCCGGTCAGCGCGCCGGAGCTGCGGATCCGCCTGCGCAACGGGAAGCGCCTGGTGGAGCTGCACGAGGAGCTCATCACGGCGCGCGAGGCGCTCCGGACCCAGGCGATGGTCGACCCGCTCACGCAGGTGTGGAACCGGCGAGCGTTCATGGACGTGGCGAGCAAGGAGCTGAGCCGCGCGCGGCGGAGCCAGCGCTCGGCCGGGCTGCTGATGATCGACCTCGATCACTTCAAGAGCGTCAACGACACCCACGGGCACCCCGCGGGCGACGCCGTGCTCGCGGAGGCGGCGAGGCGCATCCAGACGGTGCTGCGGGACGGAGACCAGCTGGCGCGGTTCGGCGGTGAGGAGTTCGTGGTGCTGCTCGCCGAGTGCAACGCGCGCGGCGCGTGGGTCGCGGCCGAGCGGGTTCGCCGCGAGGTCTCGCGCGCGGCGGTGCAGCACGGCGGAGCGAGCATCCCCATCAGCGCGAGCATCGGGGCCGCGGCGGCGCCCGCGGGCAGCGAAGCCCTCGGCATGCTCATCGACCGGGCCGACCGGGCGCTCTACGAGGCCAAGCGCGCGGGCCGAAACCGCACCGTCCTCGCCGCGCCGACGGCGCTCGACGAGACGGGAACCTGA
- a CDS encoding histidine phosphatase family protein: MRLVLIRHAESTWNASGRWQGQSDVPLSPRGQLQVRALASRLWELEADRLICSDLQRAQHTAMAIGDPEPDPRFREIDVGEWAGLKRSEVAERFAEQVRALRSGEPVRIGGGESMPEFEARVDAGIDAIRGGDGKLVLVTHGGVIRALATRVLGLRGRPSSLVGVSNTSLTVLRVDGSQMALERYNDARHLDPGDQGSGMIRMPEPATRIAIIAAAPEEPDDRELTDAILAGLGIPIFFAPEETLEEPLASSLMAEPIEPTEAMTEQLRVDYEDSSVGLVVRPEAARRMVERLAGLREGGLSPMTHGAVAQLRLSEKGAELHSYGVRPALR, encoded by the coding sequence GTGCGCCTGGTCCTGATCCGCCACGCCGAGTCGACGTGGAACGCCTCCGGGCGCTGGCAAGGGCAGAGCGACGTGCCCCTGTCGCCCCGCGGTCAGCTCCAGGTCCGCGCGCTCGCGAGTCGGCTCTGGGAGCTCGAGGCCGACCGGCTCATCTGCTCGGATCTGCAGCGCGCGCAGCACACGGCGATGGCCATCGGGGATCCCGAGCCGGACCCGCGTTTCCGGGAGATCGACGTCGGCGAGTGGGCCGGCCTGAAGCGATCCGAGGTCGCGGAGCGCTTCGCCGAGCAGGTCCGCGCGCTGCGATCCGGCGAGCCGGTGCGGATCGGCGGCGGCGAGTCCATGCCGGAGTTCGAGGCCCGGGTCGACGCGGGCATCGACGCGATCCGCGGCGGGGACGGAAAGCTCGTCCTCGTCACGCACGGCGGCGTGATCCGCGCGCTGGCCACCCGCGTGCTGGGCCTCCGCGGACGACCGAGCTCGCTCGTCGGGGTGTCCAACACGTCGCTGACGGTGCTCCGCGTCGACGGCTCGCAGATGGCGCTCGAGCGCTACAACGACGCCCGGCACCTCGACCCGGGCGACCAGGGCTCGGGGATGATCCGGATGCCCGAGCCCGCCACGCGCATCGCGATCATCGCGGCCGCGCCCGAGGAGCCGGACGACCGTGAGCTGACGGACGCGATCCTGGCCGGTCTGGGGATCCCGATCTTCTTCGCCCCCGAGGAGACCCTCGAGGAGCCGCTGGCGAGCTCGCTGATGGCCGAGCCCATCGAGCCGACCGAGGCGATGACGGAGCAGCTCCGCGTCGACTACGAGGACAGCAGCGTCGGGCTCGTCGTGCGCCCGGAGGCGGCGCGCCGGATGGTCGAGCGGCTCGCGGGGCTGCGCGAAGGAGGGCTTTCGCCGATGACCCACGGGGCGGTCGCCCAGCTGCGGCTCTCCGAGAAGGGCGCGGAGCTCCACTCCTACGGCGTCCGGCCTGCCCTGCGCTGA
- the ugpC gene encoding sn-glycerol-3-phosphate ABC transporter ATP-binding protein UgpC → MASLTLRSVRKKLGANEILRGIDLEVEDGELVVLVGPSGCGKSTLLRTIAGLETPDTGEVHIGDREVTRLAPRERDVAMVFQSYALYPHLTVRDNLAFGLKLRGEPPAAIAARVDEVGRMLGLEALLDRYPRQMSGGQRQRVAMGRAIARRPQLFLFDEPLSNLDAALRAEVRVEIKKLHRELGATMVYVTHDQVEAMTLADRLVVLRSGEVEQVGPPLEVYGRPASRFVASFMGSPAMNFVPAKGGDGAVVAEGLKLAVDRAPTGDVLVGIRPHDVVEREGGPIAMDVEVVEAMGFEAFAHGKVGPVTFVARLEAERAGAVRVGDRIALDVAAEAVHLFDAESQRALR, encoded by the coding sequence GTGGCCTCCCTGACCCTCCGATCCGTCCGCAAGAAGCTCGGCGCGAACGAGATCCTGCGGGGGATCGACCTGGAGGTCGAGGACGGCGAGCTGGTGGTGCTGGTCGGGCCGAGCGGCTGCGGGAAGTCGACGCTGCTCCGCACGATCGCGGGCCTCGAGACCCCCGACACGGGCGAGGTGCACATCGGCGACCGGGAGGTGACGCGGCTCGCGCCTCGCGAGCGCGACGTGGCCATGGTCTTCCAGAGCTACGCGCTCTACCCACACCTGACCGTGCGCGACAACCTGGCGTTCGGGCTGAAGCTCCGAGGCGAGCCCCCCGCCGCCATCGCGGCGCGCGTGGACGAGGTGGGGCGCATGCTGGGGCTGGAGGCCCTGCTCGATCGCTACCCGCGGCAGATGAGCGGAGGGCAGCGTCAGCGCGTCGCGATGGGGCGCGCCATCGCGCGACGCCCGCAGCTCTTTCTCTTCGACGAGCCGCTGTCGAACCTGGACGCCGCGCTGCGCGCCGAGGTGCGGGTGGAGATCAAGAAGCTCCACCGTGAGCTGGGCGCGACGATGGTCTACGTCACCCACGACCAGGTGGAGGCGATGACGCTCGCGGACCGGTTGGTCGTGCTCCGCAGCGGCGAGGTGGAGCAGGTCGGGCCTCCGCTCGAGGTCTACGGCCGGCCGGCCAGCCGCTTCGTCGCGTCGTTCATGGGCAGCCCGGCGATGAACTTCGTGCCCGCGAAGGGCGGCGACGGCGCGGTCGTGGCCGAGGGGCTGAAGCTCGCGGTGGACCGCGCGCCGACCGGCGACGTGCTCGTCGGCATCCGTCCGCACGACGTGGTGGAGCGCGAGGGCGGGCCGATCGCGATGGACGTCGAGGTCGTCGAGGCGATGGGGTTCGAGGCGTTCGCGCACGGCAAGGTGGGGCCGGTGACCTTCGTCGCGCGGCTCGAGGCCGAACGCGCCGGCGCCGTGAGGGTGGGCGACCGCATCGCGCTCGACGTCGCCGCCGAGGCCGTTCACCTCTTCGACGCGGAGTCGCAGCGCGCACTCCGCTGA
- a CDS encoding extracellular solute-binding protein — protein sequence MAKRLTGTVCALVCLLLGSDGVAQSPVVVWHAYRGQEEHALQQVVSAFEAEHPGVRVRLVAQPFGAYASKLESAIPTGNGPDLFIDAHDRIESFASRGLLAPIEPPDPEVFADRLEGRHRAAFTVDGAIYGYPLSVKTAALYVNEALVSEPVSTFEQLEALQGTLPEQTFPLAMEAESSYWTAGFFAAHGAALLNDEHGWGLHGEGALVALRRLSGWVQDGVVPEESSGDLVKRLFSEGHAAAAISGPWLAPDLPEGLRWRVQPLPVVASTGERMRPYATVEGAYLAARAQRPREANRFAAFLAIGEGALIRARVARQVVTDRDAWPALEGDAFLQSFRAAADDAVIMPTHPHMRMVFGPGDRAIRKVLRGTATPEDALEEGRHRFEDVTRPLPAPRPPEWGLMVLGLLTLLGVLWMAKRLREPGFREALRKSTPAYRYVAHAGVAVGLLVILPLVVGALTSFFAGRGLEEMYFVGLANYADILVARGGDLLGHGSFWLVLAVTVLWTVLNVALHLVLGVSLALLLHRPYLRMKALYRVLLILPWAVPNYVTALAWKGMFHRQFGAVNALLESLGAEPVSWFSHWTTAFSANVATNVWLGFPFMMVVTLGALTAIPKDVYEAAAVDGANAWQRFRLITAPMLVPFLAPAVAMGSVWTFNMFNVVFLVSGGEPDGSTEILVSEAYRWAFTRGNQYGYAAAYAVLIFLILLFSTRIAAKAAEARA from the coding sequence ATGGCGAAGCGATTGACGGGAACGGTCTGCGCGCTCGTCTGCCTGTTGCTGGGCAGCGACGGCGTCGCCCAGTCTCCCGTGGTCGTCTGGCACGCCTATCGGGGGCAAGAGGAGCACGCGCTGCAGCAGGTGGTCAGCGCGTTCGAGGCCGAGCACCCGGGCGTCCGGGTGCGGCTCGTCGCGCAGCCCTTCGGCGCGTACGCGTCCAAGCTCGAGAGCGCGATCCCCACGGGCAACGGGCCCGACCTGTTCATCGACGCGCACGACCGCATCGAGAGCTTCGCGTCTCGAGGGCTGCTGGCGCCGATCGAGCCGCCCGATCCGGAGGTGTTTGCGGATCGGCTCGAGGGCCGCCATCGGGCCGCCTTCACCGTCGACGGCGCGATCTACGGCTACCCGCTCTCGGTGAAGACCGCGGCGCTCTACGTGAACGAGGCCCTCGTGTCGGAGCCGGTCTCGACCTTCGAGCAGCTCGAGGCGCTCCAGGGGACGCTGCCCGAGCAGACCTTCCCGCTCGCGATGGAGGCGGAGAGCAGCTACTGGACGGCCGGCTTCTTCGCCGCGCACGGCGCCGCGTTGTTGAACGACGAGCACGGCTGGGGCCTGCACGGGGAGGGCGCGCTCGTCGCGCTGCGCCGGCTGTCCGGGTGGGTCCAGGACGGCGTGGTCCCCGAGGAGAGCAGCGGCGACCTGGTCAAGCGGCTCTTCTCGGAGGGGCACGCAGCGGCCGCGATCAGCGGTCCCTGGCTCGCCCCGGACCTGCCGGAGGGTCTGCGCTGGCGCGTGCAGCCGCTGCCCGTCGTGGCGTCGACGGGGGAGCGCATGCGCCCCTACGCGACGGTGGAGGGGGCCTACCTCGCGGCCCGCGCCCAGCGCCCGCGCGAGGCCAACCGCTTCGCCGCGTTCCTCGCCATCGGGGAGGGCGCGCTCATCCGCGCGCGGGTCGCGCGCCAGGTCGTGACCGACCGGGACGCGTGGCCGGCGCTCGAGGGAGACGCGTTCCTCCAGAGCTTCCGCGCGGCCGCGGACGACGCGGTCATCATGCCCACGCACCCGCACATGCGCATGGTGTTCGGCCCCGGCGACCGCGCGATCCGGAAGGTGCTCCGCGGCACGGCCACGCCCGAGGACGCGCTCGAGGAGGGGCGCCACCGCTTCGAGGACGTGACCCGCCCGCTCCCCGCGCCGCGCCCGCCCGAGTGGGGCCTCATGGTGCTCGGGCTCCTGACCCTGCTCGGCGTGCTGTGGATGGCCAAGCGCCTCCGCGAGCCGGGCTTCCGCGAGGCGCTGCGCAAGTCGACGCCCGCGTATCGCTACGTGGCGCACGCGGGGGTCGCGGTCGGCCTCCTCGTGATCCTGCCGCTCGTGGTGGGCGCGTTGACCAGCTTCTTCGCCGGGCGCGGCCTCGAGGAGATGTACTTCGTCGGCCTCGCCAACTACGCCGACATCCTGGTCGCGCGCGGCGGGGACCTCCTCGGGCACGGCTCGTTCTGGCTCGTGCTCGCGGTGACCGTGCTGTGGACCGTGCTCAACGTGGCCCTGCACCTCGTGCTCGGCGTCTCCCTCGCGCTGCTCCTCCATCGGCCGTACCTGCGCATGAAGGCGCTCTACCGCGTGCTGCTGATCCTGCCGTGGGCGGTGCCCAACTACGTCACCGCGCTCGCGTGGAAGGGCATGTTCCACCGGCAGTTCGGCGCCGTGAACGCGCTGCTCGAGAGCCTCGGCGCGGAGCCGGTCAGCTGGTTCTCGCACTGGACGACCGCGTTCTCGGCCAACGTGGCCACCAACGTCTGGCTCGGCTTCCCGTTCATGATGGTGGTCACGCTCGGCGCCCTGACCGCGATCCCCAAGGACGTCTACGAGGCGGCCGCCGTCGACGGCGCCAACGCCTGGCAGCGCTTCCGGCTCATCACCGCGCCCATGCTCGTGCCGTTCCTGGCCCCCGCCGTCGCGATGGGGTCGGTCTGGACCTTCAACATGTTCAACGTGGTCTTCCTCGTCAGCGGCGGCGAGCCCGACGGGAGCACGGAGATCCTGGTCAGCGAGGCCTATCGCTGGGCCTTCACCCGGGGCAACCAGTACGGCTACGCGGCCGCGTACGCGGTGCTGATCTTCCTCATCCTGCTCTTCTCGACGCGGATCGCCGCGAAGGCCGCGGAGGCGCGCGCATGA
- a CDS encoding ABC transporter permease subunit — translation MSDENGTRDAAWVEVLVHLVLLLAVAFALYPVLWVVSAALSPTDAPEVSAFPVPTDPSLRHFAAVIGTTDGEGRWLFGWQLFNSLFIAGATALTAIAIATPAAYAMARFDFVGKTGSTRALLATQMFPGVAAAIPLYLLLNFVHLLDTRTGLVLVYATTAVPFAIFQLRGAFEGIPKDLEEAAMVDGATRFGAFVRVVLPAARPALAITALFAFMTAWNEFILAATFLTSEEMYTLPVVLQRYIGEYDAQWPAFAAGAILVSVPVMLLFYALQRHLVGGLTAGGVKG, via the coding sequence ATGAGCGACGAGAACGGCACGCGGGACGCGGCGTGGGTGGAGGTGCTGGTGCACCTCGTCCTGCTCCTCGCGGTCGCCTTCGCGCTCTACCCGGTGCTCTGGGTGGTGTCGGCCGCGCTCTCGCCCACCGACGCGCCCGAGGTCTCCGCGTTCCCGGTGCCCACCGATCCCTCGCTCCGGCACTTCGCGGCCGTGATCGGGACCACGGACGGCGAGGGCCGCTGGCTCTTCGGCTGGCAGCTCTTCAACTCGCTCTTCATCGCCGGCGCGACGGCGCTGACGGCCATCGCGATCGCCACGCCCGCCGCCTACGCGATGGCGCGCTTCGACTTCGTCGGCAAGACCGGCAGCACGCGCGCGCTGCTCGCCACGCAGATGTTCCCCGGGGTCGCGGCCGCGATCCCTCTCTACCTGCTGCTCAACTTCGTGCACCTGCTCGACACGCGCACGGGGCTGGTCCTCGTCTACGCGACCACGGCCGTGCCCTTCGCCATCTTCCAGCTCCGCGGCGCGTTCGAGGGCATCCCGAAGGACCTCGAGGAGGCGGCGATGGTGGACGGCGCGACCCGCTTCGGCGCGTTCGTGCGGGTGGTGCTGCCCGCCGCGAGGCCCGCGCTCGCGATCACCGCCCTCTTCGCGTTCATGACGGCCTGGAACGAGTTCATCCTCGCCGCGACCTTCCTCACGAGCGAGGAGATGTACACGCTCCCCGTCGTGCTCCAGCGCTACATCGGGGAGTACGACGCGCAGTGGCCGGCCTTCGCGGCCGGGGCCATCCTCGTCAGCGTGCCGGTGATGTTGCTCTTCTACGCCCTGCAACGTCACCTCGTGGGAGGGCTCACCGCGGGCGGCGTCAAGGGCTGA